In the genome of Thermodesulfobacteriota bacterium, the window CCCTCCCTATCCAATTCGATTATACGGAGGTGCCCGCATGAAGAGTCCGTTCCTGGTTTTCACGGCGCTCGCCGCCGCGACTGCCCTGACCTTGGCCGGCTGCGAGGGAAGAAGTTCGTCCTCCATCACTCCAGCTTCACCGCAGGCCAATGTCGGCGGGGCCGCTGGCGGCAGCACGATCACGATTCAAGGCAACTTGGTAGGCGACGCATCGCAACCTTTGATCGTCGAGTCGAGTCTGGGCGGCGAGAACGGAGCCGGTCTCGAGATGGTGCCGCTGACGGGCCCGACGGCGGTGGTCGCGGTGGATGAAATCGGCAAGGTGGCGGCCAGCCAGGTCGTAACCCCTTCGGACGGCCGATTCCGCCTGGATTTACCCTCGGAGCGTTCTTTCATGATCCTGTTTCGCAAGGGCAGCCCGGCGGGCGTTACCTTGAGCCATCTCATCGTGGACCGCGCCACGGGGCGGATCGCCTTCACCCTGCCGAAGGACTCTCCGAACCTGAACCTCGGAAACGTGACCATCGACTCCCATCTGGGCAAGGCGTCTGCCGGAATCGATCCCGACTTGGCTGTATCCGCCGCCGTCTTCCCGCTGGATACGATCGAATGGCGGGGAACCTCGGACGTACCGACGGGCGGCAAGCCGAGTCCGCTCTTCGGCGCCGAGCCCTTCACACAACAGATGCTGCGCTTCGAGGAATTCGGAACCGAGCCGTTCCCGGCGCAGGCGTCCTCGAAGTGGATGCCGCTTCCGCAGCCTATGAACGCCCAAAGCGGCCCTCCGCCCATGGCCTTTGAGGCTTTCCTGGCCCAGACAGGGGTCGCTCCGCTTCCCACGCGGCGTTCGAACGTCAACGTCGAGAATCCCTGGAAGGGCGCCATCGAAGCCTTCCTCGGTCGCAAGCTCGCCCTCCCCGACGACGGGTCGATTCCGGGGGTGGCAGGACCGGCCGAAGGAAGGGCCCCGGGGGAAGGATGGGCCCACCAGTTCTGGGACACGCTCTTCCCGCAGCAGTTCTTCAAGACCGGGGTCACCGGCGCGCGCAGGAACGGCGGTCTCCGCGACATGCGGCAGCGGCACGGGTACAAGCTCGGCGAATTCGGGCCGGGCGGTCTGTATCATAACGTCGCGGGCGTACCCGCGACGGAAGGGACCGCCGCCGGCGTAGATGTCCGGTTCCACCCGAAGATGCCGCTCCAGAATCCGAATTCGATCTGGACCTTCGACGGCACCCTGCCGCCCAAGCTGTTCGTCGTGCGTCACGGCATACCGGTCCTGATGCGCAATTACAACGCGCTGCCGATCGACGTGACCGCCAACAACGGCTTCGGCAGGCACACCATCTCCACCCACGAGCACAACGGCCACCAGCCGGGCGAAAGCGACGGCTTTTTCGGCGCCTTCTTCTTCCCCGGGCAGTTCTACGACTATCGCTGGCCGCTGCAGCTCGCCGCGTTCAGCAACCTCAACAACGCCGCCGGCGCAGCGAACTTCGACGCTTCCGATCCGAGGGCGGCCCTCCCCTGCGATGACTGGGAAACGATCACGGTCCTCGTCAACGGCATCCCCACCGACAGGACATGCCGGGACGGCCGGATCATGATCCCCGGCGACTGGCGAGAGACGATGAGCTCTCATTGGTTCCACGATCATATGAAGGACCACACGGCGGAGAACGTCTACAAGGGAAACGCTTCGAAGATGAACTACTACAGCGCCCTGGATCGCGGCAACGAGGCCTACGACGACGGCGTCAACCTGCGCTTCCCCAGCGGCGCTTCATTGAGCTGGGGCAACCGCGACTACGACGTGAACATTCTATTGGCGGACAAGGCGTGGACGGCCGACGGCCAGCTCTGGTTCAATACGCGGGACACCGAAAACGGCTTCATCGGCGACCGGGTCCTGACCAACTGGCTGTTCAAGCCCTGGTTCGACGTGCGGGCGCGCAAGTACCGATTCCGTTTCCTGAACGGCGCCACATCGCGCGTCTTCGGAGTCGCTCTGGTGCATCGGGTAGCCGGCGATGCCGGAGAGCTGCCGGGACCGCCGGGCTCCAACGTTTCCTACAACCGCGTGCCCTTCCACATGATCGCCAACGACGGCAACATCCTCGAGCACGCGGTCCCCTTCGATGGCGTCGCGGATCTCATGCACGACGGAAATCCCGATCCGTGGAAGGGGCAGCTTCCGTCCCTTGCAATCGCCGAGCGGTACGACATCGTCGTGGACTTCGGCAAGTACGGCATCAGGCCGGGAGACAAGCTCTATTTCGTCAACGTCATGGAGCACCAGAACGGCAAGGGGACCAGGGGCAGGGTCCCGCTGGCGGAGATCCTGTCCGGGGAGTACAACCCCACGGTGCTGAACGGCCGCTGGGTAAACGGCGACCCGGGAGTCGGCCTGTTCCTGGAGCTGCGTGTCCATGCCTATGAAGGCACGGACGTCTCGATGAACCCGGCCGACTTCGAGCCGGGCAAGCGGAAGATGATCCCGCTGCCGCTCGACCGCGAAAAGATGACGGTGAACGGCGTTTCCCTGCTCGCCGCCAGGCACCACACCTTCGAGTTCGTCCACTCGGGCGGAGTGGAGGAGGAAACCGATCTTCACGGGCCGTGGTTCATCAAGGTCGACGGCGGCCCGATCAACGCGGCGATCGTCGAAAGGATTTCCGCCCTCCAGCACGGCGCGGTCGAGGTCTGGGAAATCGCCGGCGGCCGCGGCTGGACGCACCCGGTCCACATACACTTCGAGGAAGGGTTCATCCTCACGAGGAACGGCAGGATGCCTCCCGAGTGGGAGATGTGGGCCCGCAAGGACATGTACCGTATCGGACCCGAGCCGGAAAGCGGCGTAATCCAGGCCGCCATCCGGGCGCGCGACTTCTTCGGGAGGTTCATGCAGCATTGCCACAACACCATGCATGAGGACCACGCCATGCTGATGCGTTGGGACTCCGCGAAGGCGGGGGCTGTCCTTATGGACGCCCCTTTGCCCACTTTCGACGGCGTCTTCCTCGAGCCGTCCTTCGCGCTCGAAACGGCCGAAACCGGCGACGGCATTGGGCTGAAATAGCGGTCGCCGCCGGCATCGTCGGACTTCCCGGGGGGCCAGGGCAGGTCCCCCGGGAGGTTTATCCCGCGATTGAATCATACAAGCGGAAGGTCAATAAAAATATGGTTTTATAATTACATTACTAACCCGATAAATTCGTATTCATGCCAGTTATATGCATTGTTTAAAATATTTAATTAACATATCTAAAAAATAGCTTTATTTACTCTAGTAAATCCGAAACGAAACGCCATTTGTTATAATCAGTAATCATAACGGAATAAGGCAACCAGGACCCTCCACCTCCAATCCATGGAGGTATCGATACATGAAGAAGCTGATACTGATTTTTACAATATTCGCCGCCACGGCTGCCTTGACCCTGCACGGTTGCGGAGGAACCAGATCGACTTCCTCCACCCCGCCGCAAGCCAATGTCAGCGGGGCCGCGACCGGCACTTCGGCAATCGTTCAGGGCAACGTGGTAGGCGACGCGTCGGAACCGCTGATCGTCGAATCCATCGACAGCGGCGCCAACGGGGCCGATATCAAGATGGTGCCGCTGACGGGCCCGACAGCTGTGGTCGCGGTGGATGAAACCGGCAAGGTGGCGGCCAGCCAGGTCGTGACCTCTTCGGACGGCCGTTTCCGCCTGGATCTGCCCACGGAGCATTCGTTCATGATCCTGTTCCGCAAAGGAGGGCCGGAAGGGCTCACGTTGAGCCACCTTGTCGTAGACCGCGCCACGGGCAGGATCACCTTCAAGCTGCCGAAGGATTCACCGAGCATGAACCTCGGGAACGTGACCATCGACTCCCACCTGGGCAAGGCGTCGGCAGCGTCCGATCCCGACGTGCCCGTTTCCGCCGCCGTCTTCCCGCTGGACACGATCGAATGGCGGGGAACCTCGGACATTCCGACTCGAGGAAAGCCGAGCCCGCTCTTTGACGCCACGGACTTCTCCCAGAAAATGCTTCTTTTCGAGGAATTCGGCACCGAGCCGATGCCGATGCAGGCGGCCTCGAACTGGATGCCGCTTCCGCAGCCGATGAACGCCCAAAGCGGACCTTCGCCCATGGCGCTCGAGTCTTTCCTGGCCCAGACAGGGGTCGCTCCGCTCCCCACCCGGCTATCGAACGTAAACGTCGCGAGCCCATGGAAAGGCGCCGTCGAAGCCTTCCTGGGCAGAAAGCTCGCCCTGCCCTCCGACGGATCCATACCGGGTGTCCCGGGTCCCGCCGAAGGGAGGCCTTCCGGCGAGGACTGGGCCCACCAGTCCTGGGGCACGCTCTTCCCCAAAGTGTTCTACAAGACCGGTGTCGCCGGCGCGCGCACGAACGGCGGGTTCCGGGACGGCAGACAGCTTCACGGATATTCGCGCGGAGAATTCGCCGAGGGCGGGCTTTATCACAACACCGCCGGAGTCCCGGCGACGGAGGGGACGACGAAAGGCATCGACATCCGGTTCCATCCGGGCATGCCGATCCAGCACCCGAACTCCCTCTGGACCTTCGACGGCACGCTGCCGCCCAAGCTGCTCATGGTGCGCTACGGCGAGCCTGTCCTGATGCGCAACTACAACGCGCTGCCGATCGACGTGACTGCCAACAACGGCTTCGGCAGGCACACAATCACCACCCACGAGCACAACGGCCACCATGGGGCCGAGAGCGACGGGTTCGCCTGGGCCTTTTTCCACCCCGGGCAGTTCTATGACTACCGCTGGCCGCTGCAGCTCGCAGGCTACAGCAATAACAACAACTCCGTCGGCGCCGTCAACTTCGGCGCGTCCGATCCGAGGGCTTCCACCCCTTGCGTGGCGGGCGAATCGTTTTCCGTCATAGTCAATGGCATTCCCACCGTCCGGAGCTGCGAGAACGGCCGCGTCATGATCCCCGGCGACTATCGCGAGACGATGAGCACTCACTGGTTCCACGACCACATGCTCGACCACACCGCCGAGAACGTCTACAAGGGCAACGCCACGATGATGAACTACTACAGCGCCCTCGACCGCGGCAACGAGGCGATCGACGACGGCGTCAACCTGCGCTTTCCCAGCGGCACGGCTCTCAACTGGGGCAACCGCGACTACGACGTCAACCTGCTGGTGGCGGACAAGGCATGGGACGCCGCGGGCCAGCTATGGTTCAACACGCAGGAAACCACCCTGGGCTTTCTCGGAGACCGGTTGTTGACCAACTGGCTCTACAAGCCATACTTCGACGTGCGGGCGCGCAAGTACCGCTTCCGCATCCTCAACGGTGCGGTTTCGCGCATCATGGCCATCGGACTGGTGCATGAAGTCGCCGGCGACGCCGGAGAGCTGCCGGGCCCGGCGGGCTCCAACGTCTCCTACAACCGCGTGCCCTTCCACATGATCGCCAACGACGGCAACATCCTCGAGCACACGGTCCCCTTCGACGGCGTCATGGACGTTCTCCACGACGGCAACCCCGATCCGTGGAAGGGGCAGCTTCCTTCCCAGGGCATCGCCGAGCGTTATGACATCGTCGTCGATTTCAGCAAGCACGGAATCATGCCG includes:
- a CDS encoding multicopper oxidase domain-containing protein produces the protein MVGDASEPLIVESIDSGANGADIKMVPLTGPTAVVAVDETGKVAASQVVTSSDGRFRLDLPTEHSFMILFRKGGPEGLTLSHLVVDRATGRITFKLPKDSPSMNLGNVTIDSHLGKASAASDPDVPVSAAVFPLDTIEWRGTSDIPTRGKPSPLFDATDFSQKMLLFEEFGTEPMPMQAASNWMPLPQPMNAQSGPSPMALESFLAQTGVAPLPTRLSNVNVASPWKGAVEAFLGRKLALPSDGSIPGVPGPAEGRPSGEDWAHQSWGTLFPKVFYKTGVAGARTNGGFRDGRQLHGYSRGEFAEGGLYHNTAGVPATEGTTKGIDIRFHPGMPIQHPNSLWTFDGTLPPKLLMVRYGEPVLMRNYNALPIDVTANNGFGRHTITTHEHNGHHGAESDGFAWAFFHPGQFYDYRWPLQLAGYSNNNNSVGAVNFGASDPRASTPCVAGESFSVIVNGIPTVRSCENGRVMIPGDYRETMSTHWFHDHMLDHTAENVYKGNATMMNYYSALDRGNEAIDDGVNLRFPSGTALNWGNRDYDVNLLVADKAWDAAGQLWFNTQETTLGFLGDRLLTNWLYKPYFDVRARKYRFRILNGAVSRIMAIGLVHEVAGDAGELPGPAGSNVSYNRVPFHMIANDGNILEHTVPFDGVMDVLHDGNPDPWKGQLPSQGIAERYDIVVDFSKHGIMPGDKLYFVNIMEHQNGKGTKSKVPMAEILSGTYNPVVKDGRWINGDPAVGKFLELRVHAYDGTDVSMNPADFEPGKAKMIPLPLDREKMTVNGVSLLTAKHHTFEFVHSNGADPETEAHGPWFIKVDGGPINAAFGKRISAIQRGVVEVWSIQGGRGWTHPVHIHFEEGYILTRNGRMPPEWEMWARKDMYRIGPENDSGVIQAAFRARDFLGQFMEHCHNTMHEDHAMLLRWDSKKAGPDLADSPLATFDGVFFEPSFTLDLADIGDGIGLK
- a CDS encoding multicopper oxidase domain-containing protein, translating into MKSPFLVFTALAAATALTLAGCEGRSSSSITPASPQANVGGAAGGSTITIQGNLVGDASQPLIVESSLGGENGAGLEMVPLTGPTAVVAVDEIGKVAASQVVTPSDGRFRLDLPSERSFMILFRKGSPAGVTLSHLIVDRATGRIAFTLPKDSPNLNLGNVTIDSHLGKASAGIDPDLAVSAAVFPLDTIEWRGTSDVPTGGKPSPLFGAEPFTQQMLRFEEFGTEPFPAQASSKWMPLPQPMNAQSGPPPMAFEAFLAQTGVAPLPTRRSNVNVENPWKGAIEAFLGRKLALPDDGSIPGVAGPAEGRAPGEGWAHQFWDTLFPQQFFKTGVTGARRNGGLRDMRQRHGYKLGEFGPGGLYHNVAGVPATEGTAAGVDVRFHPKMPLQNPNSIWTFDGTLPPKLFVVRHGIPVLMRNYNALPIDVTANNGFGRHTISTHEHNGHQPGESDGFFGAFFFPGQFYDYRWPLQLAAFSNLNNAAGAANFDASDPRAALPCDDWETITVLVNGIPTDRTCRDGRIMIPGDWRETMSSHWFHDHMKDHTAENVYKGNASKMNYYSALDRGNEAYDDGVNLRFPSGASLSWGNRDYDVNILLADKAWTADGQLWFNTRDTENGFIGDRVLTNWLFKPWFDVRARKYRFRFLNGATSRVFGVALVHRVAGDAGELPGPPGSNVSYNRVPFHMIANDGNILEHAVPFDGVADLMHDGNPDPWKGQLPSLAIAERYDIVVDFGKYGIRPGDKLYFVNVMEHQNGKGTRGRVPLAEILSGEYNPTVLNGRWVNGDPGVGLFLELRVHAYEGTDVSMNPADFEPGKRKMIPLPLDREKMTVNGVSLLAARHHTFEFVHSGGVEEETDLHGPWFIKVDGGPINAAIVERISALQHGAVEVWEIAGGRGWTHPVHIHFEEGFILTRNGRMPPEWEMWARKDMYRIGPEPESGVIQAAIRARDFFGRFMQHCHNTMHEDHAMLMRWDSAKAGAVLMDAPLPTFDGVFLEPSFALETAETGDGIGLK